From Apis cerana isolate GH-2021 linkage group LG10, AcerK_1.0, whole genome shotgun sequence, one genomic window encodes:
- the LOC108003039 gene encoding UDP-glucose:glycoprotein glucosyltransferase isoform X3, giving the protein MRLIICLYFLILCTIYIEAEKRVNKYVTTLIDAKWKETPLALEAAEYLNDENPSYFWKFIDNFANYDLRNVTEKDNYDAVIAFAEKYLSHSELALMKLALSLRIYSARIEMFTQMTENKNMSFLDCYNIVDIGGVFTCSLEELEKLAIQDTWIRPDIYSVDHRYHASQQSDKIIILYGQIGTPKFFDFHNKLKDLAETSGINYILRHYLKDRIDKNVRLSGYGVELQMKSTEYKATDDSDIKDNTGKDSETTTDSMEEIDGINFVTLKNLYPNKQLELDKLQTHLLETSHEIGALKVWQFQELSYQAAERIMNSPTNEAINVLTDISQNFPMQAKSLIRTKVNNEMKKEMKLNQAIFSTSLNIQPTDTALFINGLFFDLEAVDVLSLLESLRSELRIMESLRKIGFSNKEISSLLALDLSTNMDKQEFAMDIRDSAIIWVNDIEQDSAYARWSSSLTELLRPTFPGMLRNIRRNLYNLVLIIDPLSGESSPLITLAQSLYLHSAPLRVGFVFVTNYDSSVTGLTDASVAINNAYHYFAETKGSEHALQFLIDLGNYIGPEGVDVENIKKTIKMQDSSANINYILGEESEYDVGRHLASDFVKRSGFRKFPQALLNGVPLSSDQLNANSFEEAVLSTIISQTPALQKAVYRGEITEGDDVVDYIMNQPNVMPCLNERILKPEKHTWLNLIGTIPNDENYNKWSPQDLSSWLMNKMRYIYVPRRTTVHHLYTFWIVTNLNELKGRQLLREALEYIESNADVRISIIVNPLIDTNDNTIDINQIVLAALHTLPVEKIMRFIRNIIKEDVATVILNGKIDIEEEVVKERLKNQIDELYIHRRYIKTVLNLEKGARAIVCNGRLIGPLDDDEEFTNEDFSLLERFTQSTYDDKLLKKLIKGQLLENDEYEKNEITDDMIMKITSLLASHPQTRSRFHVPFHGDDYSAIKIPAINSDEVSFNLIAIVDPVSRGAQKLGPILKTLQQSLNCNIKVFLNCLDKNSDMPLKSFYRFVFEPQLQFFPDGRINGAMAKFTKLPTSSLLTQYIHAPENWLVEVIRSVYDLDNIKLDNVAIGVHSEFELEYLLLEGHCFEAVIGNPPRGLQITLGTEKQPLMVDTIVMANLGYFQLKANPGEWVLRLRQGRSAEIYDFTTVGGQDVLQNDNDVKVVISSLRSHVLKVKVSKKPDKVGMDLLSEDDKSSGLWNSISSFSKFWTFTTTDDSDDQDEKLNIFSLASGHLYERFLKIMMLSIIKHTKSPVKFWFLKNYLSPTLKDFLPHMAKEYGFEYELVQYKWPRWLHQQTEKQRTIWGYKILFLDVLFPLNVKKIIFVDADQVVRADLKELATMDLGGAPYAYTPFCDSRKEMDGFRFWKQGYWRNHLQGRAYHISALYVVDLKRFRRIAAGDRLRGQYQALSQDPNSLANLDQDLPNNMIHQVAIKTLPQEWLWCETWCDDASKKYAKTIDLCNNPMTKEAKLQAAVRILPEWIGYDEEIKALQLKLENENRQIEKEENEIFEDTENFTKHEEL; this is encoded by the exons ATGCGGTTAATTATatgtctttattttttaatactatgtACAATATACATTGAAGCAGAAAAAAGAGTAAACAAATATGTAACTACTCTAATAGATGCAAAATGGAAAGAAACACCTTTGGCTCTTGAAGCTgctgaatatttaaatgatgaaaatccaagttatttttggaaattcatAGATAATTTTgctaattatgatttaagaaatg TTACAGAGAAAGATAACTATGATGCTGTTATTGCATttgctgaaaaatatttatctcattCTGAGTTAGCACTAATGAAATTAGCATTatcattaagaatttattcagCACGTATTGAAATGTTCACACAAatgacagaaaataaaaatatgtcctTTCTTGATTGTTATAACATAGTGGATATTGGTGGAGTGTTTACATGTTCTttagaagaattagaaaagTTGGCTATTCAA GATACTTGGATACGTCCAGATATTTACAGTGTAGATCATCGTTATCATGCATCTCAACAatcagataaaattattatattatatggacAAATTGGAACaccaaaattttttgatttccaTAATAAGTTAAAAGATCTTGCAGAAACCAgtggaattaattatattttacgacATTATTTAaag GACAGAATAGACAAAAATGTACGTTTGTCTGGATATGGTGTAGAATTGCAAATGAAATCCACAGAATATAAAGCAACAGATGATTcagatattaaagataatacagGAAAAGATTCAGAGACTACAACTGATAGTATGGAAGAAATAGatggaattaattttgtaacttTAAA aaatttgtatCCTAATAAACAATTAGAGTTAGATAAATTACAAACTCATTTACTTGAAACTAGTCATGAAATTGGTGCTTTAAAAGTATGGCAGTTTCAAGAATTAAGTTATCAAGCAGCTGAAAGAATAATGAATTCTCCTACAAATGAAGCTATTAATGTTTTAACagatatttcacaaaattttccaATGCAG GCAAAATCTCTAATTAGAACAAaagtaaataatgaaatgaaaaaagaaatgaaacttaatcaagcaatattttctacaagtttaaatatacaaCCTACAGATACTGCACTTTTCATTAatggattattttttgatttggaAGCAGTTGATGTTCTTAGTCTTTTAGAATCATTGAGAAGCGAATTAAGAATAATGGAATCTCTTCGTAAAATCG GATTTAGTAATAAAGAGATAAGCTCATTGTTAGCTTTGGATTTATCTACTAATATGGATAAACAAGAATTTGCAATGGATATAAGAGATTCAGCTATAATTTGGGTAAATGATATTGAACAGGATTCAGCTTATGCGAGATGGTCGTCATCGTTAACAGAATTATTGAGGCCAACTTTTCCTGGAAtgttaagaaatattagaagaaatttatataatttg gtattaattattgatcctTTAAGTGGAGAATCCAGTCCTCTGATAACATTAGCACAATCATTATATCTACATTCTGCACCATTAAGAGTGGGTTTTGTCTTTGTAACGAATTACGATTCTTCTGTAACTGGACTAACTGATGCCAGTGTCGCAATTAATAATGCATATCATTATTTTGCGGAAACCAAAGGATCGGAACATGctttacaatttttgataGAC TTAGGAAATTATATTGGACCAGAAGGAGTAgatgtagaaaatataaagaaaacaataaaaatgcaGGATTCATCtgctaatataaattatatccttGGCGAAGAATCTGAATATGACGTAGGACGTCATTTAGCTAGTGATTTCGTAAAGCGATCTGGTTTTAGGAAATTTCCACAAGCTTTGCTTAATGGTGTACCTTTATCATCTGATCAATTAAACGCCAATTCATTTGAAGAAGCTGTTTTATCTACCATCATATCGCAAACACCTGCATTACAAAAAGCTGTATATCGAGGAGAAATAACTGAAGGAGATGATGTAGTTGATTATATCATGAATCAACCGAATGTTATGCCttg cTTGAATGAACGAATATTGAAACCAGAAAAACATACATGGTTAAACTTAATTGGTACCATACctaatgatgaaaattataataaatggagTCCTCAAGATTTATCAAGTTGGTTGATGAATAAAatgcgatatatatatgttccaCGTCGTACAACTGTtcatcatttatatacattttggattgtaacaaatttaaatgaattaaaaggcAGACAATTATTACGTGAAGCACTCGAATACATA GAATCGAATGCAGATGTTAGAATTAGTATAATTGTTAATCCACTTATCGATACGAATGATAATACAATCGATATCAATCAAATAGTATTAGCTGCATTACATACCCTTCCGGTAGAAAAAATTATGCGCTTTATTCGTAACATAATAAAGGAAGATGTGGCTACTGTTATTcttaatggaaaaattgatatagag gaAGAAGTTGTAAaggaacgattaaaaaatcaaatagatgaattgtatatacatcgtcgatatattaaaacagtattaaatttagaaaaaggaGCTAGAGCGATCGTATGTAATGGACGATTAATCGGCCCTTTAGATGATGATGAAGAATTTACAAATgaagatttttcattattggaAAGATTTACTCAAAGTACTtatgatgataaattattgaaaaaattaataaaaggacaattattggaaaatgatgaatatg aaaagaatgaaatcaCTGATGAcatgataatgaaaatcacATCTTTATTAGCGTCGCATCCACAAACGCGAAGTCGATTTCACGTTCCTTTTCACGGTGATGATTACAG tgcCATAAAGATTCCAGCGATAAATTCGGATGaagtatcatttaatttaattgctaTTGTCGATCCAGTATCTCGTGGTGCACAAAAATTAGgtccaattttaaaaacgcTTCAACAatctttaaattgtaatattaaagtgtttttaaattgtttggaTAAAAACAGCGATATGCCATTGAAAAG tttttatcgTTTTGTATTTGAAcctcaattacaattttttcctgATGGGCGTATTAATGGAGCTATGgcgaaatttacaaaattaccgACATCATCTCTTTTGACACAATATATTCATGCTCCAGAAAATTGGTTAGTAGAAGTTATTAGAAGCGTTTatgatttagataatataaaattggataATGTAGCAATTGGAGTGCATAG TGAGTtcgaattagaatatttacttCTTGAAGGTCATTGTTTTGAAGCAGTCATCGGAAATCCACCACGTGGATTACAGATTACATTAGGAACAGAAAAGCAACCGTTAATGGTAGATACTATAGTAATGGCAAACTTGGGCTATTTTCAGTTAAAAGCAAATCCAGGTGAATGGGTATTACGTCTTCGACAAGGGCGCTCAGcagaaatttatgattttaccACAGTTGGTGGCCAAGATGTTCTACAAAATGACAATGATGTAAAAGTTGTTATAAGTTCTCTCAGAAGTCATGTATTGAAAGTTAAAGTATCTAAGAAGCCAGATAAAGTGGGAATGGATCTTTTATCGGAAGATGATAAAAGTTCTGGTTTATGGAATTCTATTTCTAG cttttcCAAATTTTG GACATTTACGACAACGGATGATAGTGATGAtcaagatgaaaaattaaatattttctctctagCATCTGGACATTTATatgaaagatttttgaaaattatgatgttgagtattataaaacatacCAAAAGTCCCGTTAAATTTtggtttttgaaaaattatctttcaccAACATTAAAG gaTTTTTTGCCTCACATGGCAAAAGAATATGGCTTCGAATATGAATTAGTACAATATAAATGGCCTCGTTGGCTCCATCAACAAACTGAAAAACAAAGAACTATATGgggttacaaaatattatttttggatGTTTTGTTTCCGTTAAacgttaagaaaataatattcgttgaTGCTGATCAG GTTGTAAGAGCAGATTTGAAAGAATTAGCGACTATGGATCTTGGAGGTGCGCCATATGCATACACTCCATTTTGTGATAGCAGGAAAGAAATGGATGGATTCAGATTTTGGAAGCAAGGTTATTGGCGAAATCATTTACAAGGTCGCGCTTATCACATCAGTGCTCTTTATGTAGTAGACTTGAAGCGATTTCGACGCATCGCGGCTGGAGATAGATTAAGAGGACAATATCAAGCACTAAGTCAAGATCCTAATAGTTTGGCTAATCTGGATCAA GATCTTCCTAATAATATGATTCATCAAGTGGCTATTAAAACATTGCCTCAGGAATGGTTGTGGTGCGAAACTTGGTGCGATGATGCATCCAAAAAATACGCTAAAACTATAGATTTG TGTAATAACCCAATGACTAAAGAAGCTAAGCTACAAGCTGCCGTACGTATTTTACCAGAATGGATAGGTTatgatgaagaaataaaagcaTTACAGTTAAAGTTAGAGAATGAGAATAgacaaatagaaaaagaagagaatg aaatattcgaagatacggaaaattttacgaagcatgaagaattataa
- the LOC108003039 gene encoding UDP-glucose:glycoprotein glucosyltransferase isoform X4, which yields MKSTEYKATDDSDIKDNTGKDSETTTDSMEEIDGINFVTLKNLYPNKQLELDKLQTHLLETSHEIGALKVWQFQELSYQAAERIMNSPTNEAINVLTDISQNFPMQAKSLIRTKVNNEMKKEMKLNQAIFSTSLNIQPTDTALFINGLFFDLEAVDVLSLLESLRSELRIMESLRKIGFSNKEISSLLALDLSTNMDKQEFAMDIRDSAIIWVNDIEQDSAYARWSSSLTELLRPTFPGMLRNIRRNLYNLVLIIDPLSGESSPLITLAQSLYLHSAPLRVGFVFVTNYDSSVTGLTDASVAINNAYHYFAETKGSEHALQFLIDLGNYIGPEGVDVENIKKTIKMQDSSANINYILGEESEYDVGRHLASDFVKRSGFRKFPQALLNGVPLSSDQLNANSFEEAVLSTIISQTPALQKAVYRGEITEGDDVVDYIMNQPNVMPCLNERILKPEKHTWLNLIGTIPNDENYNKWSPQDLSSWLMNKMRYIYVPRRTTVHHLYTFWIVTNLNELKGRQLLREALEYIESNADVRISIIVNPLIDTNDNTIDINQIVLAALHTLPVEKIMRFIRNIIKEDVATVILNGKIDIEEEVVKERLKNQIDELYIHRRYIKTVLNLEKGARAIVCNGRLIGPLDDDEEFTNEDFSLLERFTQSTYDDKLLKKLIKGQLLENDEYEKNEITDDMIMKITSLLASHPQTRSRFHVPFHGDDYSAIKIPAINSDEVSFNLIAIVDPVSRGAQKLGPILKTLQQSLNCNIKVFLNCLDKNSDMPLKSFYRFVFEPQLQFFPDGRINGAMAKFTKLPTSSLLTQYIHAPENWLVEVIRSVYDLDNIKLDNVAIGVHSEFELEYLLLEGHCFEAVIGNPPRGLQITLGTEKQPLMVDTIVMANLGYFQLKANPGEWVLRLRQGRSAEIYDFTTVGGQDVLQNDNDVKVVISSLRSHVLKVKVSKKPDKVGMDLLSEDDKSSGLWNSISSFSKFWTFTTTDDSDDQDEKLNIFSLASGHLYERFLKIMMLSIIKHTKSPVKFWFLKNYLSPTLKDFLPHMAKEYGFEYELVQYKWPRWLHQQTEKQRTIWGYKILFLDVLFPLNVKKIIFVDADQVVRADLKELATMDLGGAPYAYTPFCDSRKEMDGFRFWKQGYWRNHLQGRAYHISALYVVDLKRFRRIAAGDRLRGQYQALSQDPNSLANLDQDLPNNMIHQVAIKTLPQEWLWCETWCDDASKKYAKTIDLCNNPMTKEAKLQAAVRILPEWIGYDEEIKALQLKLENENRQIEKEENEIFEDTENFTKHEEL from the exons ATGAAATCCACAGAATATAAAGCAACAGATGATTcagatattaaagataatacagGAAAAGATTCAGAGACTACAACTGATAGTATGGAAGAAATAGatggaattaattttgtaacttTAAA aaatttgtatCCTAATAAACAATTAGAGTTAGATAAATTACAAACTCATTTACTTGAAACTAGTCATGAAATTGGTGCTTTAAAAGTATGGCAGTTTCAAGAATTAAGTTATCAAGCAGCTGAAAGAATAATGAATTCTCCTACAAATGAAGCTATTAATGTTTTAACagatatttcacaaaattttccaATGCAG GCAAAATCTCTAATTAGAACAAaagtaaataatgaaatgaaaaaagaaatgaaacttaatcaagcaatattttctacaagtttaaatatacaaCCTACAGATACTGCACTTTTCATTAatggattattttttgatttggaAGCAGTTGATGTTCTTAGTCTTTTAGAATCATTGAGAAGCGAATTAAGAATAATGGAATCTCTTCGTAAAATCG GATTTAGTAATAAAGAGATAAGCTCATTGTTAGCTTTGGATTTATCTACTAATATGGATAAACAAGAATTTGCAATGGATATAAGAGATTCAGCTATAATTTGGGTAAATGATATTGAACAGGATTCAGCTTATGCGAGATGGTCGTCATCGTTAACAGAATTATTGAGGCCAACTTTTCCTGGAAtgttaagaaatattagaagaaatttatataatttg gtattaattattgatcctTTAAGTGGAGAATCCAGTCCTCTGATAACATTAGCACAATCATTATATCTACATTCTGCACCATTAAGAGTGGGTTTTGTCTTTGTAACGAATTACGATTCTTCTGTAACTGGACTAACTGATGCCAGTGTCGCAATTAATAATGCATATCATTATTTTGCGGAAACCAAAGGATCGGAACATGctttacaatttttgataGAC TTAGGAAATTATATTGGACCAGAAGGAGTAgatgtagaaaatataaagaaaacaataaaaatgcaGGATTCATCtgctaatataaattatatccttGGCGAAGAATCTGAATATGACGTAGGACGTCATTTAGCTAGTGATTTCGTAAAGCGATCTGGTTTTAGGAAATTTCCACAAGCTTTGCTTAATGGTGTACCTTTATCATCTGATCAATTAAACGCCAATTCATTTGAAGAAGCTGTTTTATCTACCATCATATCGCAAACACCTGCATTACAAAAAGCTGTATATCGAGGAGAAATAACTGAAGGAGATGATGTAGTTGATTATATCATGAATCAACCGAATGTTATGCCttg cTTGAATGAACGAATATTGAAACCAGAAAAACATACATGGTTAAACTTAATTGGTACCATACctaatgatgaaaattataataaatggagTCCTCAAGATTTATCAAGTTGGTTGATGAATAAAatgcgatatatatatgttccaCGTCGTACAACTGTtcatcatttatatacattttggattgtaacaaatttaaatgaattaaaaggcAGACAATTATTACGTGAAGCACTCGAATACATA GAATCGAATGCAGATGTTAGAATTAGTATAATTGTTAATCCACTTATCGATACGAATGATAATACAATCGATATCAATCAAATAGTATTAGCTGCATTACATACCCTTCCGGTAGAAAAAATTATGCGCTTTATTCGTAACATAATAAAGGAAGATGTGGCTACTGTTATTcttaatggaaaaattgatatagag gaAGAAGTTGTAAaggaacgattaaaaaatcaaatagatgaattgtatatacatcgtcgatatattaaaacagtattaaatttagaaaaaggaGCTAGAGCGATCGTATGTAATGGACGATTAATCGGCCCTTTAGATGATGATGAAGAATTTACAAATgaagatttttcattattggaAAGATTTACTCAAAGTACTtatgatgataaattattgaaaaaattaataaaaggacaattattggaaaatgatgaatatg aaaagaatgaaatcaCTGATGAcatgataatgaaaatcacATCTTTATTAGCGTCGCATCCACAAACGCGAAGTCGATTTCACGTTCCTTTTCACGGTGATGATTACAG tgcCATAAAGATTCCAGCGATAAATTCGGATGaagtatcatttaatttaattgctaTTGTCGATCCAGTATCTCGTGGTGCACAAAAATTAGgtccaattttaaaaacgcTTCAACAatctttaaattgtaatattaaagtgtttttaaattgtttggaTAAAAACAGCGATATGCCATTGAAAAG tttttatcgTTTTGTATTTGAAcctcaattacaattttttcctgATGGGCGTATTAATGGAGCTATGgcgaaatttacaaaattaccgACATCATCTCTTTTGACACAATATATTCATGCTCCAGAAAATTGGTTAGTAGAAGTTATTAGAAGCGTTTatgatttagataatataaaattggataATGTAGCAATTGGAGTGCATAG TGAGTtcgaattagaatatttacttCTTGAAGGTCATTGTTTTGAAGCAGTCATCGGAAATCCACCACGTGGATTACAGATTACATTAGGAACAGAAAAGCAACCGTTAATGGTAGATACTATAGTAATGGCAAACTTGGGCTATTTTCAGTTAAAAGCAAATCCAGGTGAATGGGTATTACGTCTTCGACAAGGGCGCTCAGcagaaatttatgattttaccACAGTTGGTGGCCAAGATGTTCTACAAAATGACAATGATGTAAAAGTTGTTATAAGTTCTCTCAGAAGTCATGTATTGAAAGTTAAAGTATCTAAGAAGCCAGATAAAGTGGGAATGGATCTTTTATCGGAAGATGATAAAAGTTCTGGTTTATGGAATTCTATTTCTAG cttttcCAAATTTTG GACATTTACGACAACGGATGATAGTGATGAtcaagatgaaaaattaaatattttctctctagCATCTGGACATTTATatgaaagatttttgaaaattatgatgttgagtattataaaacatacCAAAAGTCCCGTTAAATTTtggtttttgaaaaattatctttcaccAACATTAAAG gaTTTTTTGCCTCACATGGCAAAAGAATATGGCTTCGAATATGAATTAGTACAATATAAATGGCCTCGTTGGCTCCATCAACAAACTGAAAAACAAAGAACTATATGgggttacaaaatattatttttggatGTTTTGTTTCCGTTAAacgttaagaaaataatattcgttgaTGCTGATCAG GTTGTAAGAGCAGATTTGAAAGAATTAGCGACTATGGATCTTGGAGGTGCGCCATATGCATACACTCCATTTTGTGATAGCAGGAAAGAAATGGATGGATTCAGATTTTGGAAGCAAGGTTATTGGCGAAATCATTTACAAGGTCGCGCTTATCACATCAGTGCTCTTTATGTAGTAGACTTGAAGCGATTTCGACGCATCGCGGCTGGAGATAGATTAAGAGGACAATATCAAGCACTAAGTCAAGATCCTAATAGTTTGGCTAATCTGGATCAA GATCTTCCTAATAATATGATTCATCAAGTGGCTATTAAAACATTGCCTCAGGAATGGTTGTGGTGCGAAACTTGGTGCGATGATGCATCCAAAAAATACGCTAAAACTATAGATTTG TGTAATAACCCAATGACTAAAGAAGCTAAGCTACAAGCTGCCGTACGTATTTTACCAGAATGGATAGGTTatgatgaagaaataaaagcaTTACAGTTAAAGTTAGAGAATGAGAATAgacaaatagaaaaagaagagaatg aaatattcgaagatacggaaaattttacgaagcatgaagaattataa